In a genomic window of Panthera tigris isolate Pti1 chromosome D4, P.tigris_Pti1_mat1.1, whole genome shotgun sequence:
- the LOC122233223 gene encoding neutrophil gelatinase-associated lipocalin-like, which yields MALGILWLGLALLGALQTHAQDSTPNLIPAPPLLLVPVEPDFQNEQFQGKWYFLGLAGNGFNKEKHRRMKMYIANYELNEDNSYNVTSTVAWNQTCHPSTKIFLPNLRLGQFNLGNIERYTGIQNYTSKVVTTDYNQFAILYFKKVHDNQEYIKVVLYGRTKEVPSVPKAIFISFIKSLGLTDDHIIFPIPNDECMDK from the exons ATGGCCTTAGGTATCCTGTGGCTGGGCCTTGCCCTGCTGGGTGCTCTGCAGACCCATGCCCAGGATTCCACCCCAAACCTGATCCCAGCCCCGCCTCTGCTCTTGGTCCCTGTGGAGCCTGACTTCCAGAATGAGCAG TTCCAGGGGAAATGGTACTTCTTAGGATTGGCAGGGAACGGATTCAATAAAGAAAAGCACAGGAGGATGAAGATGTACATTGCCAACTACGAGCTGAACGAAGACAACAGCTACAATGTCACCTCTACTGTGGCCTG GAACCAGACCTGTCATCCCTCGACCAAAATTTTCCTCCCAAATTTGCGTCTAGGCCAATTCAACCTGGGCAACATTGAGC GTTACACTGGAATCCAGAACTACACTTCAAAAGTGGTGACCACAGACTACAACCAGTTTGCCATACTGTACTTCAAGAAAGTTCACGACAACCAGGAGTACATCAAGGTCGTCCTCTATG GGAGGACCAAGGAGGTGCCTTCTGTACCGAAGGCAATCTTCATCAGCTTCATCAAATCCCTGGGCCTCACTGACGACCACATCATCTTCCCTATCCCCAATG ATGAGTGCATGGATAAGTAA